A genome region from Nitrospira sp. includes the following:
- the rnhA gene encoding ribonuclease HI, whose product MVEIYTDGACSGNPGPGGWGALLRISGAETELCGGDPATTNNRMELLAVIEALQSLPERVEARVYTDSQYVQKGISEWIHNWKRRGWKTASKEPVKNEDLWRRLDALAADHHLEWHWVRGHAGHPENERADALARAGLEQSRRLGKVVGGTRPGSL is encoded by the coding sequence ATGGTCGAAATTTATACCGACGGAGCCTGCAGCGGAAATCCTGGTCCTGGCGGATGGGGGGCGTTACTGCGTATCAGCGGTGCCGAAACCGAATTGTGTGGTGGCGATCCGGCGACGACCAATAATCGCATGGAGCTGCTCGCCGTCATTGAAGCCTTACAGTCGCTTCCGGAGCGGGTAGAGGCGCGTGTGTACACCGACTCGCAGTATGTCCAAAAGGGGATCAGCGAGTGGATTCACAATTGGAAGCGGCGCGGATGGAAAACTGCCAGCAAGGAGCCGGTGAAGAATGAGGACTTGTGGCGCCGGCTGGATGCGTTGGCCGCCGACCATCATCTTGAATGGCATTGGGTTCGAGGCCATGCCGGTCATCCTGAAAACGAACGCGCTGATGCTTTGGCACGAGCCGGGCTCGAACAGTCGCGCCGGTTGGGTAAAGTCGTCGGCGGGACGCGACCAGGTAGCCTGTGA
- a CDS encoding Slp family lipoprotein — protein MLMQIRQFLVVGLLAVTAGCATSVIPESLEPQIDQTVTFSQVLEAPDSYRGKVVVWAGEVLKAKALKGGTQLEVLQLPLDDEQEPMTDRMESKGRFLALQKEFLDPATIADGTRVTIVGEVTGAAVEKMDEADYRFPTLEVKHLHRWTPRRVEDRRAPGPWWNVFGGVGIGGGSRSGGGISIGF, from the coding sequence ATGCTGATGCAGATACGCCAGTTTTTGGTAGTGGGACTCCTAGCTGTGACCGCCGGGTGCGCGACGTCGGTCATCCCCGAGTCGCTCGAACCACAGATCGACCAGACCGTGACGTTCAGTCAGGTGCTGGAGGCTCCCGATTCCTACCGCGGGAAGGTTGTGGTGTGGGCTGGTGAAGTGCTCAAAGCCAAAGCCTTGAAGGGCGGCACTCAACTGGAGGTGTTGCAACTTCCGTTGGACGATGAGCAGGAGCCGATGACCGACCGCATGGAGTCGAAAGGGCGGTTTCTCGCGTTGCAGAAAGAGTTTCTTGATCCGGCCACGATAGCGGACGGCACCAGAGTGACGATTGTCGGCGAGGTGACGGGGGCAGCGGTCGAAAAAATGGATGAGGCCGACTATCGGTTTCCCACCCTGGAGGTCAAGCATTTGCATCGCTGGACTCCTCGGCGAGTGGAGGACCGTCGCGCGCCGGGCCCTTGGTGGAATGTGTTCGGTGGCGTTGGCATCGGCGGCGGCAGCCGATCTGGCGGGGGAATCAGTATCGGGTTTTGA
- a CDS encoding DUF302 domain-containing protein: MKRSVRMMCMVCSVLLGLYALVSPAQADDTLRTKPSHYSVAETINRIERAVTEKGMRLFARINHADEAKHVGLEMPPAELLIFGNPLGGTALMLAVPTVAIDLPMKALAWQDQAGRVWLTYNTPALLPLRHGLSADLAARLDPVGALLERTLE; this comes from the coding sequence ATGAAACGATCTGTTCGGATGATGTGTATGGTGTGTAGCGTGCTGCTGGGGCTCTACGCCCTCGTGTCCCCCGCTCAGGCTGATGACACGCTCAGAACCAAGCCGAGTCACTATTCGGTGGCTGAGACGATCAATCGGATCGAACGGGCTGTGACCGAGAAAGGGATGAGATTGTTCGCTCGTATCAATCATGCGGATGAGGCGAAGCACGTTGGGTTGGAGATGCCACCGGCCGAGTTGCTGATCTTCGGCAATCCCCTGGGTGGCACGGCGCTCATGTTGGCGGTGCCGACTGTGGCCATCGACTTGCCGATGAAAGCCCTGGCGTGGCAGGACCAAGCCGGTCGCGTGTGGCTGACGTACAATACACCCGCGCTCCTGCCGTTGCGGCATGGGTTATCGGCGGATCTGGCAGCCAGACTGGATCCGGTGGGGGCATTGCTGGAGCGAACGCTCGAATAA
- a CDS encoding ATP-binding cassette domain-containing protein, whose translation MTISSPILDIQHATVCRGDTLVFSDFSFLLHAGEHAAIVGPNGAGKSTLLKLLSGEVHPLALDETRVRLFGEEGWNVWDVRKKLGIVSYDLQRDYLICAEGRNVVLSGFYASNDTYAHQTFTRDQVDRADEVMQELGIESFATRVFGHLSTGEQRRFLLGRALVHDPPVLVLDEPTSGLDLKSCFQYLDLVRAQIRKGKTVVLVTHHLHEIPPEVDRVIFLKRGQILADGPKSALLTNDHISSLFDRAIVLAQANGWYQALPGLS comes from the coding sequence ATGACGATCTCTTCCCCGATCCTCGACATTCAACATGCCACGGTGTGCCGAGGCGACACCCTCGTGTTCTCGGACTTTTCCTTCCTCCTCCACGCGGGCGAACATGCGGCCATCGTCGGTCCCAATGGCGCAGGGAAGTCTACGCTCCTCAAATTGTTATCCGGCGAAGTCCATCCCTTGGCGTTGGATGAGACCCGCGTGCGGCTGTTTGGTGAGGAAGGCTGGAACGTGTGGGATGTGCGCAAGAAACTCGGGATCGTGTCCTACGACCTGCAGCGGGACTACTTGATCTGTGCCGAAGGGCGTAACGTGGTCCTCTCAGGTTTCTACGCCAGCAACGATACCTACGCGCATCAGACGTTTACGCGCGACCAGGTCGACCGAGCGGATGAGGTGATGCAGGAGTTAGGTATCGAATCGTTTGCCACGCGTGTCTTCGGGCATCTCTCGACAGGGGAGCAGCGGCGGTTTCTTCTCGGGCGAGCCTTGGTCCACGACCCGCCGGTCCTTGTGCTGGATGAGCCGACCAGCGGGCTCGATCTCAAATCCTGTTTCCAGTACTTGGACCTTGTGCGCGCGCAGATCCGCAAGGGTAAGACCGTGGTGCTTGTCACCCACCATCTGCACGAAATTCCGCCCGAGGTCGATCGCGTGATCTTTCTGAAAAGGGGACAGATTCTGGCCGACGGTCCGAAATCCGCGCTCCTGACCAACGATCACATCAGCAGCCTCTTCGACCGCGCCATCGTCCTCGCCCAAGCCAACGGCTGGTATCAAGCTCTGCCGGGCCTGTCCTAA
- a CDS encoding trypsin-like peptidase domain-containing protein, which yields MSRSALRSAEQIVRGAVGLMAGMSLVAGIFTTEAAAIEATVLDRAKLATIGVLEDTQDQRTPDKPGKILVRGTGFHLRDGYIVTARHAAEKQDVTTGSVIQKQIHVLTTDLHEIPADLVGDSAFMDVVVYRVTEAHRAKLRTGVAFAPGDVQPGQEVFTVGYPMGWGPTMSFGHLGNTNTFLQTVDTRLIQADVAACSGNSGGGLFNDKGEVVGIMHAIIQTERDDSTAHCSRMAFAIPSMLAERIVTAALDGKPMAFSKMGIHMVAVKDGTRWRMAVRDVMEPAKSAGIEKHDIIIAVDDTDIQDAAHLKNYLIERTKPGQQVSVKVRRIDTNLTFTVTLAGG from the coding sequence ATGTCGCGTTCGGCACTTCGTTCCGCAGAGCAGATTGTCCGTGGTGCGGTCGGCCTGATGGCCGGTATGAGTCTGGTCGCAGGCATCTTCACCACCGAAGCAGCAGCCATCGAGGCCACGGTGCTGGATCGCGCGAAGCTCGCCACCATCGGCGTCCTAGAAGACACGCAAGACCAGCGCACACCGGACAAACCCGGCAAGATTCTGGTGCGTGGAACGGGCTTTCATCTTCGCGATGGCTACATCGTCACGGCGCGGCACGCGGCGGAGAAGCAGGATGTGACGACCGGCAGCGTCATTCAGAAACAAATCCATGTCTTGACCACCGACCTCCACGAAATCCCGGCCGACCTCGTCGGCGACAGCGCGTTCATGGACGTCGTGGTCTATCGCGTCACCGAAGCGCATCGCGCCAAGTTACGCACCGGTGTCGCCTTTGCCCCCGGCGACGTCCAACCGGGGCAGGAAGTCTTCACCGTCGGCTATCCCATGGGCTGGGGCCCGACCATGTCGTTCGGCCACCTGGGCAATACGAACACCTTCCTCCAGACCGTGGACACCCGATTGATTCAAGCCGACGTGGCCGCCTGCAGCGGCAATTCCGGCGGCGGCCTCTTCAACGACAAGGGGGAGGTGGTCGGCATCATGCACGCCATCATCCAGACCGAACGGGACGACTCCACCGCGCATTGCAGCCGGATGGCCTTTGCCATCCCCTCGATGCTGGCTGAACGAATCGTCACCGCCGCCCTGGACGGAAAACCCATGGCCTTCTCCAAGATGGGCATCCACATGGTGGCCGTAAAGGATGGCACCCGGTGGCGCATGGCCGTACGAGATGTGATGGAACCGGCCAAGTCCGCCGGCATTGAGAAACACGACATCATCATCGCGGTGGACGACACCGACATTCAGGATGCGGCCCATTTAAAGAACTATTTGATCGAACGAACCAAGCCCGGACAGCAAGTCAGCGTCAAAGTCCGCCGCATCGATACCAATCTGACGTTTACCGTCACGTTGGCTGGAGGGTAA
- a CDS encoding neutral zinc metallopeptidase, with product MRWEGQRESQNIEDRRGMGAAKSGMGLGLGGIVLVLAVSFLTGTNPLTLLNILNGVQDMSAPSAPDGQGPTGPPHDGLGKFASVVLADTEDTWRVLLPRLGGTYEDPQMVLFTGAVRSACGTASSAVGPFYCPGDHKVYLDLSFFNEMAQRLGAPGDFAQAYVIAHEIGHHVQNLLGIADKVTRLQQRASATERNALSVRMELQADCFAGVWGYHAQHSRNLIEPGDFEEGLRAAAAIGDDRLQKMGQGHVQPESWTHGSSEQRMTWLRRGLQSGDPNTCDTFSSGRT from the coding sequence ATGCGATGGGAAGGTCAACGCGAGAGCCAGAACATCGAAGATCGTCGCGGGATGGGGGCGGCCAAGTCCGGCATGGGCCTGGGACTAGGCGGCATCGTCCTGGTCCTAGCTGTAAGCTTCCTGACCGGAACCAACCCGTTGACGTTGTTGAATATCTTGAACGGCGTTCAGGACATGAGCGCCCCATCGGCACCGGACGGCCAGGGGCCGACAGGGCCACCTCACGACGGCCTCGGTAAATTTGCCTCCGTGGTCCTAGCCGATACCGAAGACACCTGGCGGGTCCTGCTCCCCCGATTGGGCGGCACGTATGAAGATCCCCAGATGGTGCTGTTCACCGGCGCCGTGCGCTCTGCCTGCGGCACCGCCTCATCCGCCGTGGGGCCGTTTTATTGCCCCGGCGACCACAAGGTCTACCTGGACCTCTCCTTCTTCAACGAGATGGCCCAGCGACTCGGCGCGCCGGGCGACTTCGCGCAGGCCTATGTCATCGCACATGAGATCGGCCACCATGTCCAGAACCTGCTTGGCATCGCCGACAAAGTCACCCGGCTGCAGCAACGCGCCTCGGCCACGGAGCGTAATGCCCTGTCGGTGCGGATGGAATTACAGGCCGATTGTTTTGCAGGGGTCTGGGGGTACCATGCGCAACACAGCCGCAACCTGATCGAACCCGGTGATTTCGAGGAGGGGCTACGAGCCGCCGCGGCCATCGGCGATGACCGCCTCCAAAAGATGGGGCAAGGCCACGTGCAACCGGAAAGCTGGACCCATGGATCTTCCGAGCAACGAATGACCTGGTTACGGCGCGGCCTCCAATCCGGCGATCCCAATACGTGCGACACCTTCTCGAGCGGGCGCACGTAA
- the aroC gene encoding chorismate synthase produces the protein MAGNTLGRVFTVTSFGESHGPAIGCVVDGCPPGLVLSIEDIQQDLDRRKPGTSRHVTQRQESDTVEILSGVFEGKTTGTPIALLIRNEDQRSRDYGNLVDTFRPGHADYTYWQKYGIRDHRGGGRSSARETAVRVAAAAIARKWLRENHGVVIRGYLSQLGPIDVPFQNWEAVGNNPFFSANAGVVSTLESFMDELRKAGDSVGAKITTVAEQVPVGWGAPVYAKLDADLAGAMMSINAVKAVEIGAGFASVAQRGSEHGDELTPQGFVTNHAGGILGGISTGQDVIVTIAIKPTSSIRIARRSIDKQGNPVTVETNGRHDPCVGIRATPIAEAMMALVLMDHALLHRAQNADVQTATPKISGSSTLGAGSG, from the coding sequence ATGGCCGGCAATACGTTGGGCCGAGTCTTCACCGTCACTTCATTCGGCGAAAGCCACGGACCGGCGATTGGTTGCGTGGTGGATGGGTGTCCGCCGGGTCTTGTGCTCTCTATCGAAGACATTCAGCAGGATCTCGACCGGCGCAAGCCGGGCACCTCACGCCATGTGACGCAGCGCCAGGAATCCGACACCGTTGAGATCCTCTCCGGGGTTTTCGAGGGGAAGACGACCGGGACGCCCATCGCCCTCTTGATTCGGAACGAAGATCAGCGCAGCCGTGATTACGGCAACCTCGTCGACACCTTTCGCCCCGGCCACGCAGACTACACCTACTGGCAGAAGTACGGCATCCGCGACCATCGCGGTGGTGGCCGGTCTTCGGCTCGTGAAACGGCGGTTCGAGTGGCGGCGGCGGCGATTGCCAGGAAATGGCTGCGAGAGAACCATGGTGTCGTCATTCGTGGGTATCTCAGTCAGCTCGGACCGATCGATGTGCCATTCCAGAACTGGGAGGCAGTGGGCAACAATCCGTTCTTTTCGGCGAACGCCGGGGTTGTGAGCACGCTCGAGTCGTTCATGGATGAATTGCGGAAAGCCGGCGATTCTGTCGGCGCGAAAATTACGACCGTGGCCGAGCAGGTGCCGGTCGGGTGGGGTGCCCCGGTCTACGCGAAACTGGATGCTGACCTGGCCGGCGCCATGATGAGTATCAATGCGGTCAAGGCGGTGGAGATCGGTGCGGGGTTCGCCTCGGTCGCGCAACGCGGGTCGGAGCATGGCGATGAACTGACGCCGCAAGGGTTTGTGACCAATCATGCCGGCGGCATTCTCGGCGGCATTTCGACCGGCCAGGATGTCATCGTTACCATTGCCATTAAGCCGACCTCGAGTATTCGCATCGCGCGCCGTTCCATCGATAAGCAGGGCAATCCGGTGACCGTCGAAACCAATGGGCGTCACGATCCTTGCGTCGGAATTCGCGCCACGCCGATCGCTGAAGCCATGATGGCCCTTGTGCTCATGGATCACGCACTGCTTCATCGTGCGCAAAACGCCGATGTGCAGACGGCGACGCCGAAAATTTCCGGCTCCTCAACGCTGGGCGCTGGTTCCGGATAG
- the aspS gene encoding aspartate--tRNA ligase, whose translation MKIRTHRCGELTRAQVGQQVVLNGWVQRRRDHGMVLFIDLRDRTGLTQVVFNAERNAAVHQAAHTLRSECVVSVTGQVMARPDESKNPNLPTGEIEVFVDAVEILNEAKTPPFMIEDDIEITESLRLKYRYLDLRRPRMQRLLGLRHGIMQAVRAFLNAEQFLEVETPVLTKSTPEGARDYLVPSRVNPGMFYALPQSPQLFKQVLMVSGVDRYYQIARCFRDEDLRNDRQPEFTQIDLELSFVDREQVMSLMERMIVSVFKDAGGVQLPTPFPRMTYADAMGRYGSDKPDLRFGMPLHDVTAFAAKSEFKVFKDAATKGGLVKALIVSGGASIARSRIDALGETAKSFGAKGLAWLKVTADGQLESVIAKFLDAKAFAAALPEAKPGDLVLFGADKPAIVHDVLGRIRLLLGEELNLIDKTAWKPLWVTEFPLLDYSPEEKRYIFMHNPFAAPMDEDLPFLDTEPLKARAKAYDMVLNGSEIGGGSIRNHRSDIQFRILDLLGIGKEQAQAKFGFLLEALEYGAPPHGGIAFGLDRLIMLLGGADSIRDVIAFPKTQRAQCPLTEAPSSVSADQLKELRIKLDLVE comes from the coding sequence ATGAAGATCAGGACCCATCGGTGCGGGGAATTGACCAGGGCGCAAGTCGGCCAGCAGGTGGTGTTGAACGGATGGGTGCAACGTCGTCGAGATCACGGCATGGTGCTATTCATCGATCTGCGTGATCGAACCGGTTTGACGCAAGTGGTGTTCAACGCTGAGCGGAATGCGGCGGTTCATCAGGCGGCGCATACGCTGCGGAGCGAATGCGTCGTATCGGTGACCGGCCAGGTGATGGCCAGGCCGGATGAGTCCAAGAATCCGAACCTCCCTACCGGTGAGATCGAAGTGTTCGTGGATGCCGTCGAGATTCTCAATGAAGCCAAGACGCCGCCGTTCATGATCGAGGACGACATTGAGATCACCGAGTCCCTTCGATTGAAGTATCGCTATCTGGATCTCCGGCGACCAAGGATGCAGCGGTTGTTGGGATTACGTCACGGGATCATGCAGGCGGTACGGGCGTTCTTGAATGCGGAGCAGTTTCTAGAAGTGGAAACGCCCGTGTTGACCAAGAGTACCCCGGAAGGCGCTCGTGATTATCTGGTGCCCAGCCGCGTGAATCCGGGGATGTTCTATGCGCTGCCCCAGTCGCCGCAGTTGTTCAAGCAGGTATTGATGGTGAGCGGAGTCGATCGCTATTACCAGATCGCCCGCTGCTTCCGCGACGAAGATCTTCGCAACGACCGCCAACCAGAATTTACCCAGATCGATCTCGAACTGTCGTTCGTGGATCGTGAACAGGTCATGTCGCTCATGGAGCGGATGATCGTCTCTGTCTTTAAGGATGCCGGCGGGGTGCAATTACCGACGCCGTTTCCGCGGATGACCTATGCCGACGCGATGGGGCGTTACGGGTCGGATAAGCCGGACCTTCGCTTCGGTATGCCCCTGCACGATGTCACGGCATTTGCGGCGAAGAGCGAATTCAAAGTGTTCAAAGACGCGGCGACCAAAGGCGGACTCGTGAAGGCGCTGATTGTGTCCGGTGGAGCCTCCATTGCGCGCAGTCGTATCGACGCACTCGGTGAAACGGCGAAAAGCTTCGGCGCCAAGGGGTTGGCCTGGTTGAAGGTGACTGCGGACGGGCAGTTGGAATCGGTGATTGCCAAATTCCTCGATGCGAAGGCTTTTGCGGCAGCCTTGCCGGAGGCGAAGCCGGGTGATTTGGTACTCTTCGGCGCGGACAAGCCCGCCATCGTGCACGATGTCCTCGGCCGCATTCGTTTGTTGCTCGGCGAGGAATTAAATCTCATCGACAAGACCGCCTGGAAGCCCTTGTGGGTGACGGAGTTTCCGCTGCTGGACTACTCGCCGGAAGAAAAACGCTATATCTTCATGCACAATCCCTTTGCCGCACCGATGGATGAAGACCTGCCGTTCCTCGACACAGAGCCGTTGAAGGCGCGGGCCAAGGCCTACGATATGGTGCTGAATGGAAGTGAAATCGGCGGCGGCAGCATTCGTAATCATCGGAGCGATATCCAATTTCGGATTCTCGATCTCTTGGGGATCGGCAAGGAACAGGCGCAGGCCAAGTTCGGGTTCCTGCTCGAAGCGCTGGAGTATGGTGCCCCTCCGCACGGGGGGATCGCATTCGGGCTCGACCGGCTGATCATGCTCCTAGGCGGCGCCGATTCGATTCGCGATGTCATCGCCTTCCCCAAGACGCAACGCGCGCAATGCCCGCTGACTGAGGCGCCTTCTAGCGTAAGCGCCGATCAGTTGAAGGAGCTACGCATCAAGCTGGATCTCGTCGAGTAG
- a CDS encoding pseudouridine synthase: protein MEVRLQKLIAGTGLASRRKAEELITSGRVTINGTVVKELGTKVDPARDHVKVDGKHLRAAQPYVYLILNKPKNVMSTLDDPEGRPTVKDLLHGVTVRVFPVGRLDFDSEGLMLLTNHGDLAQALLHPRYHVPKTYLIKVKGVLDDAKIEALERGVKLEDGFTAPAKVNKVSKAESNSWLEVTIHEGRKHQVKRMVEAVGHSVIKLVRVRMGPLLLGDLAPREYRFLTDREANRLRGLVEDRVARAERPELDASGKPTRWMPPTAPAPPRPPKPERSGRGPKAQRSERGPRSQRSLAGAKPPRSGRGTTRRPMSPGAKFRRPAKGVSFQRSQAGPIPQGTDRGAGSRPTGPDQKPQRPQSGGGFQRLRSGAKPQGPGRGMTDRRSGPGQNFQQKRRGGSSASRPGPRGPAGKSRPSTRRRA from the coding sequence ATGGAAGTCAGACTCCAAAAACTCATCGCCGGGACGGGCCTCGCCTCGCGCCGCAAGGCTGAAGAATTAATCACGTCCGGCCGTGTGACGATCAACGGCACTGTGGTGAAGGAACTCGGCACCAAAGTTGATCCGGCTCGCGACCATGTCAAAGTCGATGGGAAACATCTGCGGGCTGCGCAGCCGTATGTCTATTTGATCCTGAATAAGCCCAAGAATGTCATGTCCACGCTGGACGATCCTGAAGGCCGCCCCACGGTCAAGGATCTTCTGCACGGAGTCACTGTGCGTGTATTTCCGGTCGGCCGCCTGGATTTCGACAGTGAAGGGCTCATGCTGCTTACGAATCATGGGGATTTGGCTCAGGCGCTGCTCCATCCTCGCTACCATGTTCCGAAAACCTATTTGATCAAGGTCAAGGGCGTGCTCGACGATGCGAAGATCGAGGCCCTTGAACGAGGCGTCAAATTGGAAGACGGCTTCACTGCACCGGCAAAGGTGAATAAGGTCAGCAAGGCGGAGAGCAATTCTTGGCTTGAGGTCACGATCCATGAGGGCCGGAAACATCAGGTGAAGCGGATGGTCGAGGCCGTGGGCCATTCGGTCATCAAGCTCGTGCGCGTTCGCATGGGGCCCTTGCTCTTGGGTGACTTAGCGCCGCGAGAATATCGATTCTTGACCGACCGCGAGGCGAATCGGTTGCGGGGGCTGGTCGAAGATCGGGTGGCCAGAGCTGAACGGCCGGAACTGGATGCGTCGGGAAAGCCGACTCGCTGGATGCCGCCGACGGCGCCGGCTCCACCTCGCCCGCCCAAGCCAGAACGTTCAGGGCGCGGACCAAAAGCTCAACGTTCCGAACGGGGCCCACGGTCCCAGCGGTCTCTAGCCGGTGCGAAACCGCCACGTTCTGGTCGTGGGACCACGCGGCGTCCAATGAGCCCCGGTGCGAAGTTTCGTCGTCCCGCCAAAGGGGTGAGTTTTCAGCGATCTCAGGCCGGTCCGATTCCGCAGGGGACTGACCGTGGCGCTGGCTCGCGTCCTACCGGGCCTGATCAAAAACCGCAGCGTCCTCAGTCTGGAGGAGGGTTTCAGCGGCTTCGATCCGGCGCGAAACCTCAAGGCCCCGGTCGTGGTATGACGGATCGGCGCTCAGGTCCCGGCCAGAACTTTCAACAGAAACGGCGCGGCGGATCATCGGCTTCGCGCCCGGGACCACGAGGCCCAGCCGGAAAATCGCGGCCCTCAACGCGGAGAAGAGCATGA
- a CDS encoding pseudouridine synthase has translation MMGHRAGRTLVFNKPYNVLPCFTDPDGRPTLGDYIDVPGVYAAGRLDRDSEGLLLLTSDGLLAHRITDPRHHLPKVYLVQVERVPDAAAMEHLRAGVVLGGVRTRPAEARLLPESPPIPERSVPIRFRKHVPTAWLELTLREGINRQVRRMTAAVGHPTLRLVRVAIGPIMLGALLPGQWRDLTKDEAAELSRER, from the coding sequence ATGATGGGTCACCGTGCCGGTCGCACGCTGGTGTTCAACAAGCCCTACAATGTATTGCCCTGTTTTACCGACCCGGATGGGCGTCCGACCTTGGGCGACTACATCGATGTGCCAGGCGTCTATGCGGCCGGGCGACTCGATCGAGACAGCGAAGGGCTCTTGCTGCTGACGTCCGACGGCCTGTTGGCCCATCGTATTACCGATCCAAGGCACCATCTTCCGAAAGTCTATCTTGTGCAAGTCGAACGTGTGCCCGATGCGGCGGCGATGGAGCATTTGCGGGCAGGTGTGGTGCTCGGCGGAGTCCGAACGAGGCCTGCAGAGGCGCGTCTCCTGCCGGAGTCGCCTCCGATCCCGGAGCGGTCTGTGCCGATTCGGTTCCGCAAACATGTTCCCACCGCGTGGCTGGAACTCACCTTGCGCGAAGGTATAAATCGCCAAGTGCGACGGATGACGGCGGCGGTCGGCCATCCTACGTTGCGACTGGTGCGGGTTGCGATCGGCCCGATCATGTTGGGAGCCCTGTTGCCCGGTCAATGGCGGGACTTGACCAAGGATGAGGCGGCGGAGCTCTCTCGTGAGCGTTGA
- a CDS encoding sterol desaturase family protein yields MLTLLRSAAYPALLLACVVGNLALFHMGAGVLVATYVPVTCGTVLIMALEGCLPYRLDWRPSRAEVIQDSTFLALVHVVLPKVLAATSVFVIVDVLNGRRWGVASWWPHDWPVPAQTVLMVLIVDGLRYWLHRFSHEWQPLWRVHAVHHAPQRLYTLNVGRFHPIDKGLQFLFDALPFIALGVQEEVLSLYFVWYAVNGFFQHSNVDVRLGWLNYVVSGPELHRWHHSMRKEESNHNYGNHLIVWDVVFGSRYLPTDRAVGALGLMNRRYPSGFVDQMAAPFTPGLDKQTV; encoded by the coding sequence GTGCTGACACTGCTTCGGTCTGCGGCCTACCCCGCCCTGTTACTGGCCTGCGTCGTCGGCAATCTGGCGCTGTTTCACATGGGCGCGGGCGTATTGGTCGCGACCTACGTGCCGGTTACGTGTGGGACCGTACTGATCATGGCGTTGGAGGGATGCTTGCCCTATCGACTGGACTGGCGGCCGTCGCGGGCTGAAGTCATTCAGGACTCGACCTTTCTCGCACTCGTGCATGTCGTGCTGCCGAAGGTCTTGGCGGCGACATCGGTGTTCGTGATCGTCGACGTTCTTAACGGACGGCGTTGGGGCGTCGCGTCCTGGTGGCCGCATGACTGGCCGGTTCCGGCGCAGACGGTATTGATGGTGCTGATCGTCGATGGCCTGCGGTATTGGTTGCATCGCTTCAGTCATGAGTGGCAGCCGCTTTGGCGTGTTCACGCGGTCCATCATGCTCCGCAGCGGCTCTATACCCTGAATGTGGGGCGATTTCATCCCATCGACAAGGGGCTCCAATTCCTGTTCGACGCCTTGCCGTTCATTGCGCTGGGCGTTCAGGAAGAGGTGCTGAGTCTGTACTTTGTCTGGTATGCCGTGAACGGGTTCTTTCAGCATTCCAATGTGGATGTGCGATTGGGGTGGCTGAATTATGTGGTCAGCGGGCCCGAGCTCCATCGCTGGCATCACTCGATGCGGAAGGAGGAATCCAATCACAACTACGGCAACCATTTGATTGTCTGGGATGTGGTTTTCGGATCCCGGTACTTGCCGACAGATCGCGCCGTCGGCGCGCTAGGATTGATGAATCGGCGTTATCCGAGTGGTTTTGTGGATCAGATGGCGGCACCCTTTACCCCCGGTCTCGATAAGCAGACGGTGTGA
- a CDS encoding FUN14 domain-containing protein: protein MSLFDLLQSTAVSQTREAFTPEPPWKAKTVIAAGLTTLAGMAGWIADLAPLAVARFGGSYIGGFFLGWAFRRFVKLVFVIGAFAVAGLALMKNFGWLTTDWGQVERHITHHLTAVRQGAEGVKQFLASYLPATGAAAAGVFLGFRKK from the coding sequence ATGAGTCTCTTCGATCTGCTTCAATCAACTGCGGTTTCGCAGACGCGGGAAGCCTTCACCCCGGAACCACCGTGGAAGGCGAAGACCGTCATCGCAGCCGGCCTCACCACCCTTGCAGGCATGGCCGGCTGGATAGCAGATCTCGCGCCGTTGGCCGTGGCGCGCTTCGGCGGAAGTTATATCGGAGGATTTTTCCTCGGGTGGGCGTTTCGCCGATTCGTGAAACTGGTCTTTGTCATTGGAGCCTTCGCCGTTGCCGGCCTCGCTCTGATGAAAAACTTCGGCTGGTTGACGACCGATTGGGGACAGGTCGAACGGCACATCACACACCATCTCACCGCCGTCCGACAAGGCGCCGAAGGGGTGAAACAGTTCCTCGCCAGTTATTTGCCGGCAACCGGGGCCGCCGCAGCCGGAGTGTTTCTGGGCTTCAGAAAAAAATAA